One part of the Rattus rattus isolate New Zealand chromosome 14, Rrattus_CSIRO_v1, whole genome shotgun sequence genome encodes these proteins:
- the Rab24 gene encoding ras-related protein Rab-24: MSGQRVDVKVVMLGKEYVGKTSLVERYVHDRFLVGPYQNTIGAAFVAKVMCVGDRTVTLGIWDTAGSERYEAMSRIYYRGAKAAIVCYDLTDSSSFERAKFWVKELRSLEEGCQIYLCGTKSDLLEEDRRRRRVDFHDVQDYADNIKAQLFETSSKTGQSVDELFQKVAEDYVSVAAFQVMTEDKGVDLSQKANPYFYSCCHH; this comes from the exons ATGAGCGGGCAGCGCGTGGACGTCAAGGTGGTTATGCTGGGCAAGGAATACGTGGGCAAGACGAGCCTGGTGGAACGATACGTGCACGACCGCTTCTTGGTGGGGCCCTATCAGAAC ACCATCGGGGCTGCTTTTGTGGCCAAGGTGATGTGCGTTGGAGATCGGACGGTGACTCTGGGCATTTGG GACACAGCAGGTTCCGAGCGCTACGAAGCCATGAGCAGAATCTATTACCGGGGTGCTAAAGCTGCAATTGTCTGTTATG ACCTCACCGACAGCAGCAGCTTTGAGAGAGCCAAGTTCTGGGTTAAGGAGCTCCGCAGTTTAGAAGAG GGCTGTCAAATCTACCTGTGTGGCACTAAGAGTGATCTGCTGGAGGAAGACAGGCGGCGCCGTCGTGTAGACTTCCATGACGTTCAGGACTACGCTGATA ATATCAAAGCCCAGCTCTTTGAAACATCCAGCAAGACAGGCCAGAGTGTGG ACGAGCTCTTCCAGAAAGTGGCAGAGGATTACGTCAGTGTGGCTGCTTTCCAGGTGATGACAG AGGACAAAGGCGTGGATCTGAGCCAGAAGGCAAACCCTTACTTCTACAGCTGTTGTCACCACTGA